One Amorphoplanes digitatis genomic window carries:
- a CDS encoding RNA polymerase sigma factor, with amino-acid sequence MDEGALRALVPGVLASLVRRGEDFDAAEDALQEALLDALRAWPEHPPRDLRAWLVTTATRRLVDARRSEAARHRREEAVRAEPRPAAAEVGDDTLFLLFCCCHPDLSPASQVALTLRAVGGLTTREIADAFYVPEATMAQRISRAKRALHGRRLDQPGDLAVVLRVLYLVYTAGHAGRVDLAGEAIRLARRLTLATEEPEARGLLALMLLNHARLPARLDAQGRIVTLDLQDRGLWDTREIAEGVRVLQSALALQRPGRYQVEAAIAALHDDAPSAAETDWPQILSWYDDLVALDDDPVRQNPAAVLGRAVAVGHVLGAAAGLRETDRLREVLGGRHRWHAVRGHLHELGGDLPAAAAAYADAARLATDVAEHEHLIRRAAHANRR; translated from the coding sequence CTGGACGAGGGCGCGCTGCGCGCCCTCGTCCCCGGGGTCCTCGCGAGCCTGGTCCGGCGGGGCGAGGACTTCGACGCCGCCGAGGACGCGCTCCAGGAGGCGCTGCTGGACGCGCTGCGGGCCTGGCCCGAACACCCGCCGCGCGACCTGCGCGCGTGGCTGGTGACGACCGCGACCCGGCGGCTGGTCGACGCCCGCCGCAGCGAGGCGGCCCGGCACCGCCGCGAGGAGGCCGTCCGCGCCGAGCCGCGGCCCGCCGCCGCCGAGGTCGGCGACGACACCCTGTTCCTGCTCTTCTGCTGCTGCCACCCCGACCTCTCGCCCGCCTCCCAGGTGGCGCTGACCCTGCGCGCCGTCGGCGGCCTGACCACCCGGGAGATCGCCGACGCCTTCTACGTGCCGGAGGCGACGATGGCGCAGCGGATCAGCCGGGCCAAGCGCGCCCTGCACGGGCGCCGCCTGGACCAGCCCGGCGACCTCGCCGTCGTGCTGCGGGTGCTCTACCTCGTCTACACGGCCGGCCACGCGGGCCGGGTGGACCTGGCGGGCGAGGCGATCCGGCTCGCCCGCCGGCTGACGCTGGCCACCGAGGAGCCGGAGGCGCGCGGGCTGCTCGCGCTGATGCTGCTCAACCACGCCCGCCTCCCGGCGCGGCTGGACGCGCAGGGCCGCATCGTCACCCTCGACCTGCAGGACCGCGGCCTGTGGGACACCCGCGAGATCGCCGAGGGCGTGCGGGTGCTCCAGTCGGCGCTGGCCCTTCAGCGGCCCGGCCGCTACCAGGTCGAGGCGGCGATCGCCGCCCTGCACGACGACGCGCCGAGCGCCGCGGAGACCGACTGGCCGCAGATCCTCTCCTGGTACGACGACCTCGTCGCCCTCGACGACGACCCGGTGCGGCAGAACCCGGCCGCTGTGCTGGGGCGCGCGGTCGCGGTCGGCCACGTCCTCGGCGCCGCCGCCGGGCTGCGCGAGACCGACCGGCTGCGCGAGGTCCTGGGCGGGCGGCACCGGTGGCACGCCGTCCGCGGCCACCTGCACGAGCTCGGCGGCGACCTCCCGGCGGCCGCCGCGGCGTACGCGGACGCCGCCCGCCTGGCCACCGACGTCGCCGAGCACGAACACCTCATCCGCCGCGCCGCCCACGCGAACAGGCGCTAG
- a CDS encoding YciI family protein, whose protein sequence is MPKYLLLKHYRGAPEPHRPVPPMDQWEPEDVEAHMAFLRHVAELLEKNGEYVDAQALTPARTWVRYDGPGSAPVTTDGPLPETSDLVAGWYMIDVESYERALELAAYVSSEPGPGGKPLYEWIAVQEVMSGAVAATDPA, encoded by the coding sequence ATGCCGAAATATCTGCTTCTCAAGCACTACCGCGGCGCGCCGGAGCCGCACCGCCCCGTGCCCCCGATGGACCAGTGGGAGCCCGAGGACGTGGAGGCGCACATGGCCTTCCTCCGGCACGTCGCCGAGCTGCTCGAGAAGAACGGCGAGTACGTCGACGCGCAGGCGCTCACGCCGGCGCGCACCTGGGTGCGCTACGACGGCCCGGGCAGCGCGCCGGTCACCACCGACGGCCCCCTGCCCGAGACCAGCGATCTCGTGGCGGGCTGGTACATGATCGACGTCGAGTCGTACGAGCGCGCGCTCGAGCTGGCGGCCTACGTCTCCTCCGAGCCCGGCCCGGGCGGGAAGCCGCTGTACGAGTGGATCGCCGTCCAGGAGGTCATGTCCGGGGCGGTCGCGGCGACCGACCCGGCGTGA
- a CDS encoding M28 family peptidase produces the protein MVSRSLRRRLGGIAAAAVLLGAFVVAGPAQATSSGNGVRQLTKAVTLGGVLRHLTALQVIASHNGGNRGSGLPGFDASADYVATLMRLAGYRVTRQPFQFNFCEDTASSFAQNAPAPITYVDQQDYDVMTCSGGGTATGAVVPVDLQLTTPNASTSGCEAADFAGVAGNIALLQRGTCPFGQKVANAEAAGAIGAIVMNQGNTTGADRQDLFLGTLGTPVGIPAISISYPQGVAFAGTPGLNVTVSAETIAEVRNTENVIAESRYGNPDEVVMVGAHLDSVPGGAGINDNGSGSAGILEVALQMRNFKTKNKVRFAWWGAEEANLVGSTFYVNGLSAEEHAKIALYLNFDMIGSPNYQFGVYDGDNSAGEGAGPGPAGSAQIEAVFEAYFASQHQATAASDFTGRSDYGPFIATGIPAGGLFTGAEVDKTAADVALWGGIAGQPYDPCYHDPCDSLTPERNGADAAVYAQLRRVYHLFGNVNTFAIDKNADAVATAVATFAHDTSSIPPRAPVAAALAAAAAAPAPAQTAQGDWIG, from the coding sequence GTGGTGTCTCGCTCGTTACGCCGCCGCCTGGGCGGCATCGCCGCCGCGGCGGTCCTGCTGGGGGCGTTCGTCGTCGCCGGACCGGCGCAGGCGACGTCCAGTGGCAACGGGGTCAGGCAGCTCACCAAGGCCGTCACCCTGGGCGGCGTGCTGCGCCACCTGACGGCGTTGCAGGTGATCGCGTCGCACAACGGCGGCAACCGGGGTTCCGGGCTGCCGGGATTCGACGCGAGCGCGGACTACGTGGCCACCCTGATGCGCCTGGCGGGATACCGCGTCACCCGCCAGCCGTTCCAGTTCAACTTCTGCGAGGACACCGCCTCGTCCTTCGCCCAGAACGCGCCCGCGCCGATCACCTATGTGGACCAGCAGGACTACGACGTCATGACCTGCTCGGGCGGCGGAACGGCGACCGGCGCGGTGGTGCCCGTCGACCTCCAGCTGACCACGCCGAACGCCAGCACCTCCGGCTGTGAGGCGGCCGACTTCGCCGGCGTGGCGGGCAACATCGCGCTGCTGCAGCGCGGCACCTGCCCGTTCGGCCAGAAGGTGGCGAACGCCGAGGCCGCCGGTGCCATCGGTGCCATCGTCATGAACCAGGGCAACACGACCGGCGCCGACCGCCAGGATCTCTTCCTCGGCACGCTGGGCACCCCGGTCGGCATCCCCGCCATCTCGATCTCGTACCCGCAGGGCGTCGCGTTCGCCGGCACGCCGGGGCTGAACGTGACCGTCTCGGCCGAGACCATCGCCGAGGTGCGCAACACCGAGAACGTCATCGCCGAGTCGCGCTACGGCAACCCCGACGAGGTCGTCATGGTCGGCGCGCACCTGGACTCCGTGCCGGGCGGGGCGGGCATCAACGACAACGGCTCCGGCAGCGCCGGCATCCTCGAGGTCGCGCTCCAGATGCGCAACTTCAAGACCAAGAACAAGGTGCGCTTCGCGTGGTGGGGCGCCGAGGAAGCCAACCTCGTCGGGTCGACGTTCTACGTGAACGGCCTCAGCGCCGAGGAGCACGCGAAGATCGCCCTGTACCTGAACTTCGACATGATCGGCTCGCCCAACTACCAGTTCGGCGTGTACGACGGCGACAACTCGGCGGGCGAGGGCGCGGGTCCCGGCCCGGCCGGCTCGGCGCAGATCGAGGCGGTCTTCGAGGCCTACTTCGCCTCCCAGCACCAGGCCACCGCGGCCTCCGACTTCACCGGCCGCTCCGACTACGGGCCGTTCATCGCCACCGGCATCCCGGCCGGCGGCCTGTTCACCGGCGCGGAGGTCGACAAGACCGCGGCGGACGTCGCGCTCTGGGGCGGCATCGCGGGCCAGCCGTACGACCCGTGCTACCACGACCCCTGCGACAGCCTGACCCCCGAGCGCAACGGCGCCGACGCCGCGGTCTACGCCCAGCTCCGGCGTGTGTACCACCTGTTCGGCAACGTCAACACGTTCGCCATCGACAAGAACGCCGACGCCGTCGCCACCGCGGTAGCCACGTTCGCGCACGACACCTCGTCGATCCCGCCGCGCGCCCCGGTGGCGGCGGCGCTGGCGGCGGCGGCGGCCGCCCCGGCGCCCGCGCAGACCGCTCAGGGTGACTGGATCGGGTGA